In Oscillatoria sp. FACHB-1407, a single window of DNA contains:
- a CDS encoding HAD family hydrolase, translating into MTQLQALIFDVDGTLADTERDGHRIAFNRAFADAGLAWEWSVELYGELLEVTGGKERIKFYIDRYNPEFEPPANLKEWIAGLHAAKTKHYTQLLSEGTIPMRPGVKRLLLEARQQGVRLAIATTTTPANVTALLENALAPDSVGWFDIIGAGDIVPAKKPAPDIYDYVLKELNLDPKACLAFEDSQQGVKSSRAANLATIVTVNGYTQDHDFTGAELVIDQFGEPDQSFQVISGNAYSASYFDLELAEQVLKEVNASL; encoded by the coding sequence ATGACTCAACTGCAAGCCTTAATTTTTGATGTCGATGGCACGCTCGCCGATACTGAACGGGACGGACATCGCATCGCCTTTAATCGTGCCTTTGCTGATGCGGGCTTAGCGTGGGAATGGTCAGTGGAACTGTACGGCGAACTGTTAGAGGTGACAGGCGGCAAGGAGCGAATCAAGTTTTACATCGATCGCTACAATCCTGAGTTTGAACCTCCAGCCAATCTAAAAGAGTGGATCGCTGGGCTACACGCCGCGAAGACCAAACACTACACGCAACTATTGAGTGAGGGAACAATCCCGATGCGACCGGGAGTAAAGCGACTGTTGCTAGAGGCAAGACAACAAGGGGTGAGATTGGCGATCGCTACGACGACCACCCCTGCCAATGTGACGGCTTTGCTGGAAAATGCGTTAGCTCCTGATAGTGTGGGGTGGTTCGACATTATCGGTGCGGGAGATATCGTTCCTGCGAAGAAACCTGCCCCTGACATTTATGACTACGTCTTGAAGGAACTCAACCTTGATCCAAAAGCATGTTTGGCATTTGAGGATTCCCAGCAAGGAGTAAAGTCTTCACGAGCAGCCAACCTGGCGACGATTGTGACGGTCAATGGCTATACCCAAGATCACGATTTCACCGGAGCAGAACTGGTGATCGATCAGTTTGGGGAACCTGATCAATCATTTCAAGTCATTTCTGGAAATGCTTACTCTGCCTCCTACTTTGATCTGGAATTAGCAGAGCAAGTCTTAAAAGAAGTGAACGCCAGCTTGTAA
- a CDS encoding SRPBCC family protein — translation MSQAVHLEVFYPHPPERVWQVLTDRRVLADWMMENNFEPKLGHRFQFYAQPLPGLTSIIECEVVELEEPTRLVYTWRESPTAEPSLVIWTLTTVAGGTQVRLKHHQHSYAYAVATLNRSGTPNTHRANHTAEKTAHFYGDHLSTTSVLEAPSRYSTSRNITQSLPSGIATALELFEFQPFNWDYYLNHQLPKTL, via the coding sequence ATGAGTCAGGCAGTTCATCTGGAGGTGTTTTATCCGCATCCACCGGAGCGGGTATGGCAAGTGTTGACCGATCGCCGTGTCCTCGCTGACTGGATGATGGAGAACAACTTTGAACCCAAGTTGGGACATCGGTTTCAGTTTTACGCTCAACCCTTACCGGGGCTGACATCCATTATTGAATGCGAAGTAGTGGAATTGGAGGAGCCTACTCGTCTGGTTTACACCTGGCGCGAATCTCCCACAGCTGAACCCTCTCTGGTGATCTGGACACTGACCACAGTTGCGGGTGGCACTCAAGTTCGCTTGAAACACCACCAGCACAGCTATGCGTATGCTGTAGCGACTCTAAATCGCTCTGGCACGCCCAATACGCATCGTGCCAATCATACTGCTGAGAAAACCGCTCACTTCTACGGTGATCACCTTTCCACAACCTCAGTGCTGGAGGCTCCATCCCGTTATTCAACCTCACGGAATATAACGCAGTCTCTTCCTTCAGGGATCGCTACTGCTCTGGAGCTGTTTGAGTTTCAACCATTCAACTGGGACTACTATCTCAATCACCAACTGCCAAAAACGTTATAG
- the arsS gene encoding arsenosugar biosynthesis radical SAM (seleno)protein ArsS (Some members of this family are selenoproteins.) gives MFDETAITDLDLSSPSTGPKPTTSLLRRRSPLSDPQAQQSTLVNLDLSHTPKPSDFLAAIQSHGWQTLQPAQLDIFQINVGKLCNMTCRHCHVDAGPDRTEIMDRSTIDACLRALDQTTAHTVDITGGAPELNPHFRYLVEQCVIRGKHVIDRCNLTVLLLPRMQDLPEWFAERGVEVVCSLPHYRKFNTDAQRGDGTFERSIEALRRLNAAGYGQGDPKRCLTLMSNPTGAFLASGQKKMEQEWKTGLLKNHGVSFDRLIALNNMPISRFLEWLEQSGNLHRYMEVLVNSFNPATISGLMCRNTLSVSWDGRLFDCDFNQMLDLEVQLPDRSSAHIRDFDPQLLAERQIVTARHCFGCTAGAGSSCGGAIEE, from the coding sequence ATGTTTGATGAAACCGCTATAACCGATCTGGATTTGTCTAGCCCCAGCACAGGACCAAAACCGACGACATCCCTGCTAAGGCGGCGATCGCCCCTATCAGATCCACAAGCCCAACAGAGCACTCTGGTAAATCTGGATTTGTCCCACACTCCAAAACCCAGCGACTTTTTGGCAGCGATCCAGTCGCACGGTTGGCAGACCTTGCAACCGGCCCAACTGGACATTTTTCAAATCAACGTTGGCAAGCTGTGTAACATGACCTGTCGTCACTGCCATGTGGACGCTGGACCCGATCGCACCGAAATCATGGATCGCAGCACAATCGATGCTTGTTTGCGAGCACTTGACCAGACAACCGCCCACACGGTTGATATCACCGGAGGTGCGCCCGAACTGAACCCCCACTTTCGCTATCTGGTCGAGCAGTGTGTCATTCGCGGCAAGCACGTTATCGATCGCTGTAATTTGACGGTGCTGCTGTTGCCCCGGATGCAGGATTTGCCGGAATGGTTTGCAGAACGAGGAGTCGAAGTGGTGTGCTCGTTGCCCCACTATCGCAAGTTCAACACGGACGCGCAACGCGGAGATGGCACCTTTGAGCGATCGATTGAGGCACTGCGGCGACTCAATGCAGCGGGCTATGGACAGGGAGATCCCAAGCGTTGCCTGACCCTTATGTCCAATCCAACCGGGGCATTTTTAGCCAGTGGTCAGAAAAAGATGGAGCAGGAATGGAAGACCGGGCTCCTGAAAAATCATGGGGTCAGTTTCGATCGCCTGATCGCGTTGAACAATATGCCCATCTCCCGTTTTTTAGAATGGCTGGAGCAGTCGGGCAACCTGCACCGCTATATGGAAGTGTTGGTCAACTCCTTTAACCCAGCAACCATATCAGGGTTGATGTGTCGCAACACCCTATCTGTATCGTGGGATGGTCGCTTGTTTGATTGCGACTTCAATCAGATGCTCGATCTGGAGGTGCAACTGCCCGATCGCTCATCAGCTCACATTCGCGATTTCGACCCGCAACTGTTGGCAGAACGACAGATTGTCACTGCTCGCCACTGTTTTGGTTGCACAGCTGGTGCCGGGAGTTCCTGTGGTGGGGCGATCGAGGAGTAG
- a CDS encoding nuclear transport factor 2 family protein → MTKAVIHEEKPLMIHTPIAQLEEKLEHAMLTSDVAVLDELIADDLIWTMHTGFVSNKQQDLEAHQTGAIRFTKVEISDRQIHSYSNDCVVVTLKADLAGTLYGQAFSEPYRFTRIWLHRDNRWQIAAGHVSQIISL, encoded by the coding sequence GTGACCAAAGCTGTAATTCATGAGGAGAAACCTCTGATGATCCATACACCGATCGCCCAATTAGAAGAAAAACTAGAGCACGCGATGCTCACTAGCGATGTTGCTGTCTTGGATGAACTCATTGCTGATGATCTGATCTGGACAATGCACACTGGGTTTGTCAGCAACAAACAACAGGATTTGGAGGCGCACCAGACAGGTGCGATCCGCTTTACAAAAGTGGAGATTAGCGATCGCCAAATACATTCCTACAGCAACGATTGCGTGGTCGTTACGCTCAAAGCAGACCTCGCTGGAACCCTCTACGGTCAAGCCTTTTCAGAACCCTATCGCTTTACTCGAATTTGGTTGCACCGTGACAATCGCTGGCAAATTGCCGCTGGTCATGTGAGCCAAATTATCTCCCTTTAA
- a CDS encoding VWA domain-containing protein: protein MTDFSSQKRLRRWRLILGGGAADGICAGADGDERGGSLTLSDSDRAMDKALAALYESQRGSGAGFASPQVARWLGDIRTYFPTSVVRVMQQDALERLNLQRLLLEPEMLEAVEPDVHLLSNLLSLNAVMPAKVKETARIVVRRVVDDLLQKLANPTRQAIMGSLNRAVRNRRPRHHEIDWQRTIRANLKHYQPDYRTIIPERRIGYGRKRSSLQDIILCVDQSGSMLSSMVYAGVFSCVLASLPAVRTRLVAYDTEVVDLSDLLQDPIEVLFGTQLGGGNDTPKALAYCQKLIQRPQETIFVLISDLYEGPGSEEMIKRLGTLVSSGVQVITLFALNDDGSPAYDHDNAHALAKLGIPAFACTPDLFPDLMAAAINRQDLTQWAATQEIAIAQ from the coding sequence ATGACTGACTTCTCGTCACAAAAGCGGCTGCGACGTTGGCGGCTCATTCTGGGTGGAGGTGCCGCCGATGGTATTTGTGCAGGAGCCGATGGGGATGAGCGGGGTGGGTCGTTAACTCTAAGTGATAGCGATCGCGCCATGGATAAGGCGTTAGCTGCTTTGTATGAGTCGCAACGAGGAAGTGGAGCCGGATTTGCGTCGCCACAGGTGGCTCGTTGGTTAGGCGACATTCGCACCTATTTTCCAACGTCGGTTGTGCGAGTAATGCAGCAAGACGCTCTGGAACGTCTCAATCTACAACGACTATTGCTGGAACCAGAAATGCTGGAAGCGGTGGAACCGGACGTGCATCTATTGTCAAATCTGTTGTCGCTGAATGCGGTTATGCCCGCCAAGGTCAAAGAAACAGCCCGAATTGTGGTGCGACGAGTCGTGGATGACCTGTTGCAGAAACTCGCGAATCCGACTCGGCAGGCGATCATGGGGAGCCTCAACCGCGCCGTTCGGAATCGTCGTCCCCGACACCATGAGATTGATTGGCAACGCACCATTCGAGCGAACCTGAAGCACTATCAGCCAGACTATCGCACCATCATTCCGGAGCGTCGCATTGGCTATGGACGGAAGCGATCGTCGCTCCAGGACATTATCCTGTGTGTGGATCAGAGCGGTTCTATGCTGTCTTCCATGGTGTATGCAGGCGTTTTCAGTTGTGTCTTAGCGTCACTTCCGGCTGTCCGCACGCGCCTGGTCGCATACGACACAGAGGTCGTTGACCTGTCAGATTTATTGCAAGATCCGATAGAGGTCTTATTTGGAACTCAACTGGGGGGTGGCAATGACACACCCAAAGCACTGGCTTATTGTCAAAAGCTGATTCAACGTCCTCAGGAAACCATTTTTGTGTTGATCTCGGATTTGTATGAAGGTCCGGGCAGTGAAGAAATGATCAAACGATTGGGGACGCTGGTGTCCAGTGGGGTACAAGTCATTACCCTATTTGCTCTGAACGACGATGGTTCACCCGCCTATGATCACGACAATGCTCACGCATTAGCAAAACTCGGAATTCCCGCTTTTGCCTGTACACCAGACCTGTTCCCTGATTTGATGGCAGCTGCGATTAATCGACAAGACCTGACCCAATGGGCAGCGACTCAAGAGATTGCGATCGCCCAGTAA
- a CDS encoding AAA family ATPase, with product MSSGYPWNDYGSSDNSPHAKGLLGSGWRPLVRQLDLNFLGQLMLHDTWELSYKVMDLTSSIANAMGRNEFTWWANLLNAFSEDTRYTIDQFWNYVTPEPPAPDRRFKDVLSTETPIKQTISRDNVPVDFVLRRLQEITILKILEFLGRPDIVTQYCLDRYFYYPVERFTQWERLEVIGVAYAYWAEHKVWLQIDPGDRQNKRWYTLIADDMAPLIHKATFNLAVMLSGYQSRVGKVHSQFTIRDFPAEVQAFTDAVQHAILNQTQLAVLVQGEPGTGKTAWTQAIAKEILAPLGYVIFILDHDAVENFIPPGYLERICIIINEADNLAKNRAFEIAQSNNKTEHILSLLDGTLYQSVVDEMEIQAQQRLVVLMTCNTTERLDPAVLRKGRVDLIGEFTHQFV from the coding sequence ATGAGTTCAGGCTACCCTTGGAATGATTACGGTTCTTCCGACAACAGCCCCCACGCCAAAGGGCTATTGGGATCGGGTTGGCGACCGCTTGTGCGTCAGCTCGACCTGAACTTTTTGGGACAACTCATGCTCCATGACACCTGGGAACTGTCCTACAAAGTCATGGATCTGACGAGCAGCATTGCTAACGCGATGGGACGAAACGAGTTTACCTGGTGGGCAAATCTCCTGAATGCCTTCTCAGAAGACACACGCTACACCATCGACCAATTCTGGAATTACGTCACCCCAGAGCCACCCGCCCCCGATCGCCGTTTCAAAGATGTTTTGAGCACCGAAACCCCGATCAAACAAACCATTAGCCGTGACAACGTCCCGGTTGATTTTGTCTTGCGGCGATTGCAAGAGATTACGATTCTCAAAATCCTGGAGTTTTTGGGTCGTCCAGATATCGTGACCCAATATTGCCTGGATCGCTACTTCTACTACCCGGTTGAGCGGTTCACTCAATGGGAACGGCTAGAGGTCATTGGTGTTGCCTACGCCTATTGGGCAGAGCACAAGGTCTGGTTGCAGATTGATCCGGGCGATCGCCAAAACAAACGTTGGTACACCCTGATTGCGGATGATATGGCTCCCTTGATTCACAAAGCCACCTTTAATCTGGCGGTGATGTTGAGTGGCTATCAGAGCCGTGTGGGTAAAGTCCACAGTCAGTTCACGATTCGCGATTTTCCAGCCGAGGTGCAAGCCTTTACCGATGCGGTGCAACACGCGATTCTCAACCAAACCCAGTTGGCGGTATTGGTACAGGGGGAACCGGGAACCGGAAAAACGGCATGGACTCAAGCGATCGCCAAAGAAATCCTGGCACCCTTGGGCTATGTCATTTTTATTCTGGATCACGATGCCGTTGAAAATTTCATCCCCCCTGGCTACCTGGAGCGCATCTGCATCATCATTAACGAAGCAGATAACCTGGCGAAAAATCGGGCGTTTGAGATTGCTCAAAGCAATAACAAAACGGAGCACATCCTGAGCTTGCTGGATGGCACTCTTTACCAGAGTGTGGTGGATGAAATGGAGATCCAAGCACAGCAACGTCTGGTGGTGCTCATGACCTGCAACACCACGGAGCGACTCGACCCAGCCGTATTACGAAAAGGTCGAGTGGACTTAATTGGGGAGTTTACCCACCAGTTTGTATAG
- a CDS encoding arsenosugar biosynthesis-associated peroxidase-like protein has product MEQYYKPEHLAHFGQVAEGNPELARKFFDYYGAVFADGALSAREKALIALAVAHTVQCPYCIEAYSKECLQQGSDVEQMTEALHVATAIRGGASLVHGMQMLDHVKQLAM; this is encoded by the coding sequence ATGGAACAGTATTATAAGCCGGAGCATTTAGCCCACTTTGGTCAGGTTGCAGAGGGCAATCCTGAGTTAGCCCGCAAGTTTTTTGACTACTACGGAGCCGTGTTTGCTGATGGAGCACTGTCGGCGAGAGAAAAGGCATTGATTGCTTTAGCTGTAGCTCATACGGTGCAATGCCCCTATTGCATTGAGGCCTACAGTAAGGAGTGTTTGCAACAGGGATCTGATGTGGAACAGATGACCGAAGCCCTGCATGTAGCAACGGCAATTCGTGGAGGGGCATCGCTTGTTCATGGGATGCAGATGCTCGACCACGTCAAACAGTTAGCCATGTAA
- a CDS encoding ArsR/SmtB family transcription factor, translated as MSRPIASADVFQAIADPTRRAILDRLRSGEQPVKQLAEPFEMSLPAISQHLQILCNAGLVSQQKSGRQRLYRLNPVPLQEVSEWIAHYESFWQQKLDALGAYLEENP; from the coding sequence ATGAGTAGACCCATTGCCAGTGCTGATGTGTTTCAGGCGATCGCTGACCCCACTCGCCGTGCCATTCTCGATCGGTTGCGATCCGGAGAACAGCCCGTCAAACAGCTTGCCGAACCCTTTGAGATGTCATTACCTGCCATCTCTCAACATCTGCAAATTCTGTGTAACGCGGGGTTAGTCAGTCAACAAAAATCAGGACGACAACGGCTCTATCGACTCAACCCAGTCCCCTTACAGGAGGTGTCTGAGTGGATTGCCCATTATGAGTCGTTTTGGCAGCAAAAACTGGATGCCCTTGGTGCCTATTTGGAGGAAAACCCATGA
- a CDS encoding DUF4142 domain-containing protein — translation MTQFHKNWMIRFSSIASAAAIAATVALPGLAQTTRPSAGTNPTQRPTTPGTTQTNPTQRPTTPGTTQTNPTNRPTPGTSTTPNTRPVPGTSTTPGNTNPGANNPTQGTISSLDREFVTLAYQGNNAEIQTSQLALQRSQNQQVRQYAERMIREHTQANQLLTQYANQRNIALPTAPVDPLNRAIAERLSQSSGSEFDRAYMEVQAVAHLRTVALFQTQANFGQEQGLRGYAAQLLPNIENHYQMASQMIPSRSAGNVQPGTGSGLGSGRDMNQPVR, via the coding sequence ATGACTCAATTTCATAAGAACTGGATGATCCGTTTTAGTAGTATTGCCAGTGCAGCCGCGATCGCAGCTACTGTAGCCCTCCCTGGTTTGGCGCAGACAACCCGCCCCAGTGCAGGCACCAATCCTACTCAACGCCCCACTACTCCTGGCACAACTCAAACCAACCCCACTCAACGTCCCACTACCCCTGGCACGACTCAAACCAACCCCACCAACCGCCCTACTCCGGGTACATCGACCACTCCTAACACTCGCCCTGTTCCAGGTACATCAACCACTCCTGGTAATACAAACCCCGGTGCTAACAACCCTACTCAGGGAACGATTTCCTCGCTGGATCGGGAATTTGTGACATTAGCCTATCAGGGTAACAACGCTGAGATTCAAACCTCTCAATTGGCGTTGCAACGCTCCCAAAACCAGCAAGTGCGGCAATATGCAGAGCGTATGATTCGCGAGCACACGCAGGCAAACCAGCTTTTGACTCAATATGCTAACCAACGTAATATTGCCCTGCCTACAGCACCCGTTGATCCATTGAACCGGGCGATCGCTGAACGGCTCAGTCAATCGTCAGGCAGTGAGTTCGATCGCGCTTACATGGAAGTGCAAGCGGTTGCTCACCTGCGTACTGTAGCGTTGTTCCAAACACAAGCTAACTTTGGTCAAGAGCAGGGATTGAGAGGTTACGCGGCTCAACTGCTGCCTAACATCGAAAACCACTACCAAATGGCAAGCCAAATGATTCCTAGCCGTAGTGCAGGTAACGTGCAACCTGGCACTGGCTCCGGTCTAGGTTCTGGCAGAGATATGAATCAACCCGTTCGATAA
- a CDS encoding SIMPL domain-containing protein — translation MKSMLSSRHLSNLIKACCIVPLTLGVFGLTPMSAAFAEERRARTITVTGQGVEVIGTTLTQVQLGVEAQGRTAQEVQQEVARRSAAVVELLRSRNVNRLQTTGINLNPVYTYTDNQQRVTGYAAANVVSFQLETSQVGTLLDDAVRAGASRIDSVSFIASDEAIATARQVALREATEDAQQQADAVLDALGLNRGDVVSIQIGGGPVFSPPLPYAAAERSANATPVIGGEQQVQANVTLEISY, via the coding sequence ATGAAATCTATGCTGTCATCCCGTCATCTATCCAATCTCATCAAAGCCTGTTGCATCGTCCCGTTGACCCTGGGTGTGTTTGGCTTAACCCCCATGTCAGCTGCCTTTGCCGAGGAACGCCGTGCCAGAACGATTACAGTCACTGGACAGGGCGTTGAGGTGATTGGCACTACGCTGACGCAAGTGCAATTAGGAGTTGAAGCACAAGGTAGAACCGCTCAGGAAGTTCAGCAGGAAGTTGCGCGGCGATCGGCAGCTGTGGTGGAACTGTTGCGATCGCGCAATGTCAACCGCTTGCAAACCACAGGCATTAACCTGAATCCCGTTTACACCTACACTGACAACCAGCAACGGGTTACAGGATATGCTGCCGCCAATGTCGTCAGTTTTCAGTTAGAAACGTCGCAAGTCGGAACCCTGCTGGATGATGCTGTCAGAGCCGGAGCCAGCCGTATTGATAGCGTTAGTTTTATCGCCTCCGATGAAGCGATCGCCACTGCTCGTCAAGTGGCATTGCGCGAAGCCACCGAAGACGCACAACAACAAGCGGATGCTGTGTTAGACGCATTAGGGTTGAACCGAGGAGATGTCGTCAGTATCCAAATTGGTGGTGGTCCTGTCTTCTCGCCTCCCCTTCCCTACGCTGCTGCTGAGCGATCGGCTAATGCAACCCCCGTCATCGGTGGTGAGCAACAGGTGCAGGCTAACGTCACATTGGAGATCAGCTATTAG
- a CDS encoding pentapeptide repeat-containing protein, with protein MHVSELLRRYASGQIDFNGENLGGANLTGADLIGVDLSEANLSSTIFVFAYLNRASLSRANLMSAKLSGANLSQANLIASKLQDADLHGATLQGADLRSADLTLANLLDANLIDADLRNANLGGANLTGACLRGANLREENRKYTANLRGANLHKADLRGANLTGADLARVDLRGANLSEATLRNADLSGADLSGAILRGTFLTEANLLEANLEGADLWNAKLERADLTEANLNAAGLQGAIMPDVRLTKADLNGANLTTAKLSRADLSRASLQGAILREANLTDAYLARADLMDADLQDASLVRAELSSTNLMGAILKGAVLPDGSVHD; from the coding sequence ATGCATGTGAGTGAATTGTTAAGGCGATATGCCAGTGGGCAAATTGATTTCAACGGCGAAAATTTAGGGGGAGCCAATCTAACTGGAGCCGATCTGATCGGGGTTGATCTAAGTGAAGCAAATCTGAGTAGCACGATTTTCGTGTTTGCCTATCTCAACCGGGCTAGCCTGAGCCGAGCCAATCTAATGAGTGCCAAACTCAGTGGAGCGAATCTAAGCCAGGCTAATCTGATCGCCTCAAAGTTGCAGGATGCTGACCTGCATGGAGCAACGTTGCAAGGGGCTGATCTGCGGAGTGCTGACCTGACGCTGGCCAATCTTCTGGATGCAAACTTGATTGATGCCGATCTGCGAAATGCTAATTTGGGTGGTGCGAACCTGACCGGAGCTTGTTTACGGGGGGCAAACCTGCGGGAAGAAAACCGCAAATACACGGCAAACCTGCGCGGCGCAAACCTGCACAAGGCTGACCTGCGCGGCGCAAACCTGACTGGGGCTGATCTTGCCAGAGTAGATCTGCGGGGCGCGAATTTGAGTGAGGCAACTTTGCGAAATGCTGACTTAAGCGGGGCTGACCTCAGCGGTGCTATTTTGCGAGGGACATTTCTCACGGAGGCAAATCTGCTCGAAGCCAACCTAGAGGGGGCTGATCTGTGGAATGCTAAGTTGGAGCGAGCAGACCTGACGGAGGCAAATTTAAACGCAGCCGGGCTGCAAGGGGCGATCATGCCCGATGTGCGCCTTACCAAGGCTGACTTAAACGGGGCGAACTTGACAACGGCGAAACTGTCGCGGGCTGATTTAAGTCGTGCCAGCTTGCAAGGGGCGATATTGCGTGAGGCAAACCTGACAGATGCTTATCTAGCACGGGCTGACTTGATGGATGCTGACTTGCAGGATGCCAGCCTGGTGAGAGCTGAACTCAGTAGTACAAACCTGATGGGAGCTATCCTCAAAGGGGCTGTTTTGCCCGATGGCAGCGTGCATGATTAG
- a CDS encoding DUF2808 domain-containing protein, whose protein sequence is MRTSTWLATTLAAVVGTVAWISLPVEAVRLSDGRVYFVQPPRLTYSATTRNLTSAPGATYYFTLTVPDNAGEPLQRVAIAQENGSTSSRLVRYELDETRAFTGTRGDRGEALTLADTTFDRDTQTVTVTFDPPVPPGTTVTIGLRPDRNPNAGGTYLFGVTAYPAGDTPYGQFLGYGRFQFDEPNHIVPF, encoded by the coding sequence ATGCGTACCTCAACCTGGCTCGCAACAACCCTGGCGGCGGTCGTTGGCACTGTCGCCTGGATTAGCTTACCCGTCGAGGCAGTAAGGCTCTCCGATGGCAGAGTTTATTTTGTACAGCCTCCCCGACTGACCTACAGTGCCACGACCCGCAATCTGACCAGTGCCCCAGGAGCCACCTATTACTTCACGTTGACGGTTCCCGATAATGCCGGAGAACCTCTACAACGAGTGGCGATCGCCCAAGAAAATGGTTCAACCAGTTCTCGATTAGTGCGGTATGAACTCGATGAAACCCGCGCCTTTACAGGTACTCGTGGCGATCGTGGTGAAGCTCTAACGCTGGCAGACACGACGTTTGATCGCGATACCCAAACCGTTACGGTTACCTTTGACCCACCCGTTCCTCCGGGCACCACGGTCACGATTGGACTGCGTCCAGATCGCAATCCTAATGCAGGTGGCACTTACCTGTTTGGAGTGACTGCTTACCCTGCGGGCGACACTCCCTATGGGCAGTTCCTTGGTTACGGACGGTTTCAGTTTGACGAACCCAATCACATCGTACCGTTCTAA